A genomic segment from Agelaius phoeniceus isolate bAgePho1 chromosome 2, bAgePho1.hap1, whole genome shotgun sequence encodes:
- the EXPH5 gene encoding exophilin-5, whose translation MTAAPQGPDLSFLNEEEARAIFQVLQRDAELRRAEKDRVSKLLKRKKSEKGLQGVTGEWFEEIKRRKYQNYIDVNRMLKPPLEHQLRKSKNTNHKEIKMSSRMNPQAQKNTSASFLGFRSPFAWLSSFRRSRKTQTQKQPRYDSSASPPSKVEEMATAEMCNSPMSTETSGQSFDTNQNETVEKSTLEWNEQLEKEIFSVLSDLDDQLAQEQAQDPLDRIISTSSASNVQSSSAFPTSKRQTVSRGQQRNDWSDIPSTFFPDGMRTLRAKDEHKIFIRPRKLQSAYINWHQTAFQEDCSYGDAVDGNPRLHRRRLSAVSFGRSSEGSLYPPSVTHNSGFRHKACMNRDTAGRSYSVCSLRRCPSSVSSDQLSASSLQHPLARESKNGFVPRFGRQNPKRIPLSSIVWNNTPDSSEQAPETMFRTQSLMEFHATDHGRYPRSLQETKKYPSYHPKHHYRSISSSNCFSRVSCPDKATSPLPFDNWENYPVYKSENNLSRSFYRDVSSHGKLYANQKNSYGRKDSYPSWADIPQCYSDDVFISPDASFEAFMANLNDQQWAHKKNAKFGSQRLQNDFHMYSPENTSIKRMTRSANRNFSEFTEGCQPWLSCTSSVSSSGIRTDESVFPNSKNQPEPTRLNRNSVVVTQRSTKADFTHLEKAEGMKQADEDTLLQSVPQQADTSYINARSFSPNSPASAMWQRDVSLYSTMTSKRQAQATARGDTAKIYTSNGDKRNVEMKENDCPPNSAFSQPPCILPADGSRKEPFLPCQKEWEHHLHYAAQRESSKQDSWSAEALNKATPKRHSSLLNVTSALSTEKLANCQGMLSCPPELSSSFSQNSPRALSHKDNAKCLGTLTSSSVNSTVTESQAEGGTTAEVSRTSVSKEISQKTLQNASTLVTKDYNGQFTTSSPRNGNSGNIYMRGFDGEPNTSENSLSYFCLEKGTEKMRSTSPCIRRFHKQDSSPRHSSSCSITGSPGRNSSKSSDPLVIYYTLPRKSASIAGSIMSETPISLPRESRATYDCLRSETLHRADTCYSNQGDVSCLDPKCSFLTSASLNAATTKKDYHTPLTKNSNDSVSSSTSVDLTDRCKHLSRRESSVFSDYKEGGNFLQKYKTTSTFTVCVDEDHVKYHELVSIYYTLPRRHSKTFCSLFRDNSEDADLPCPKETAQSPRIQNKKNEGHVSLANVFFPTTSEKEVPSYSSDQVSSVLVTPQNLRTAVDSEEENSHLSPRSEKSVSVVPNKKDNSACLPLAENVLSDVVTKEISFGGPQSTAIVTKSGKAISDASSSQKAEIHVKEKKEILQRATPLMSTLSTPPKPARHLEKPLYSNSTNKNIVKKGSSETCSQPPKMNKKNLNSLFIRSREKSSLGRSGNTEHADVPLTPVVGMYRDSAQVKQRVDVLHRTTPLCNNKFSGLQLRAESSRKKENGSNFCSKVLPESPRKASEVSTASSADPFLQLDKVASTDEVKNSKIKKEQNSQTSHMGKVYSGFQESERHIEGNLNIKDKVPRVTQNQNITQSAEEENKLLSDCTRDKVKDIEKRKNRPSIKNKLAAVYKTSRKFSSKNLPPKPHISNIFSQNDGSATSLEVNMSLDSLISVDSHQPFLELDNENQNHSLNSDKNTPRPRTADNKKTENQNDPSLLVNSKRGPFTSSYTQKEAISPQKTAAKVENRPRLTTLFPDKSVTTRNKNSQVLDLGLESKSQPISPSATTSYPLDEEKGRASSHTCAPPSPLLTDKNSNTYVNSCLQADTCPEQNLTSQTVLGQHQNTSQPAGLENANLNSYQLCKSRAKSQRERHLSEGICARDCLEISASGSNILPKDGIHGKRFKSYSELLSCDENENWASDDEKCYSTRNLMYPSVEFGIFGKEQQLAFLENIKRSLTEGRLWRPCLLNNPGAFRDTESSSINRAELLSSSSAGSKMSSAASSPRELTDTYGEDPAAYSDSDSDTTTDDEYYLDEIDKESEL comes from the exons caAACTTCTGAAGAGAAAGAAGTCTGAAAAAGGGCTGCAGGGAGTGACTGGAGAATGgtttgaagaaataaaaagaagaaaatatcaGAATTACATTGATGTCAATAGAATGTTAAAACCACCATTAGAGCATCAGCTAAGGAAGAGCAAAAACACCA atcataaagaaataaaaatgtcatcCCGCATGAATCCTCAAGCACAAAAGAACACTTCAGCTTCCTTTTTGGGGTTCAGATCACCTTTTGCTTGGCTTTCCTCCTTTAGAAGATCAAGGAAAACCCAGACTCAGAAGCAACCACG ATATGACAGTTCTGCTAGCCCACCCTCAAAAGTGGAAGAAATGGCAACG GCTGAAATGTGTAATTCCCCAATGTCAACTGAAACAAGTGGTCAATCTTTTGATACAAACCAAAATGAAACAGTGGAGAAAAGTACACTGGAATGGAATGAACAGCTAGAGAAAGAGATTTTCAGTG tTTTAAGTGATCTGGATGACCAACTGGCCCAGGAACAAGCCCAAGACCCTTTGGACAGGATCATTTCTACAAGCAGTGCATCCAATGTCCAAAGTAGTAGCGCATTCCCTACTTCAAAGAGGCAGACTGTTAGCAGGGGGCAACAGAGAAATGACTGGAGTGACATCCCTAGCACATTTTTCCCAGATGGAATGAGAACACTAAGGGCCAAAGATGAGCACAAGATTTTCATCAGACCAAGGAAGTTACAGAGTGCATATATAAACTGGCACCAAACAGCCTTTCAAGAGGATTGCAGTTATGGTGATGCAGTGGATGGGAATCCCCGTCTGCACCGCAGGAGGCTGTCCGCAGTGTCCTTCGGGCGGTCTTCCGAGGGCAGCTTATATCCCCCTTCCGTAACGCACAACAGCGGGTTTAGGCACAAGGCTTGTATGAACAGGGATACAGCTGGCAGAAGTTACTCTGTGTGCTCCCTTCGGAGATGTCCATCATCAGTATCTTCTGATCAGCTCTCAGCATCTAGTTTGCAGCATCCATTGGCAAGGGAGAGCAAGAATGGTTTTGTACCTAGGTTTGGTCGACAGAACCCAAAGAGAATTCCTCTGTCTTCCATTGTATGGAACAACACACCAGACTCTTCAGAACAAGCTCCAGAAACAATGTTTAGAACTCAATCACTGATGGAATTTCATGCTACAGACCATGGTAGATATCCCAGGTCTTTACAAGAAACTAAGAAATACCCAAGTTACCACCCAAAACACCACTACAGATCCATTTCAAGCAGTAATTGCTTTAGCAGAGTTAGTTGCCCTGACAAAGCTACTTCTCCATTGCCCTTTGATAACTGGGAAAACTATCCTGTATACAAATCAGAAAATAATCTCTCTAGATCCTTCTATAGAGACGTCTCTTCTCATGGGAAGCTGTatgcaaaccaaaaaaattcttATGGAAGAAAAGACAGCTATCCTTCTTGGGCTGATATTCCTCAGTGTTACAGCGATGATGTGTTTATTTCCCCTGATGCCAGCTTTGAAGCATTTATGGCTAATTTAAATGACCAGCAGTGGGCACATAAAAAGAATGCCAAATTTGGTTCACAGCGCCTGCAGAATGATTTTCACATGTACTCTCCAGAAAATACAAGTATCAAAAGGATGACAagaagtgcaaacagaaattttTCAGAATTCACTGAGGGCTGTCAGCCTTGGCTAAGTTGTACCTCTTCTGTTTCTTCATCTGGTATCAGAACGGATGAGTCAGTCTTTCCCAATTCAAAGAACCAACCAGAACCTACAAGACTGAACAGGAATTCAGTTGTTGTTACCCAAAGGAGTACAAAGGCAGACTTTACACACCTGGAAAAGGCTGAAGGTATGAAACAGGCAGATGAAGACACGCTGTTACAGTCAGTTCCTCAACAAGCAGATACAAGCTACATCAACGCAAGGAGTTTTTCCCCTAACAGCCCTGCTTCTGCCATGTGGCAAAGAGATGTATCTCTCTATAGCACAATGACATCAAAGAGACAAGCCCAAGCCACTGCCAGAGGAGATACTGCAAAAATTTATACATCAAATGGTGATAAAAGAAATgtagaaatgaaggaaaatgatTGCCCACCCAATAGTGCGTTCAGTCAGCCTCCCTGTATTTTGCCAGCTGATGGGAGCAGGAAGGAACCTTTTCTTCCATGTCAGAAAGAATGGGAACATCATCTGCATTATGCAGCACAAAGAGAGAGCAGCAAACAGGATAGCTGGAGTGCAGAAGCCCTTAACAAAGCTACTCCAAAGAGACACTCCTCATTACTGAATGTTACTTCTGCTCTATCCACTGAAAAATTAGCAAACTGTCAAGGCATGTTGTCCTGTCCTCCTGAGCTCTCATCTAGTTTCTCACAAAACTCTCCCCGAGCACTTTCTCATAAAGACAATGCTAAATGCTTAGGAACACTAACTAGCTCTTCGGTAAATAGCACTGTTACTGAATCTCAAGCAGAAGGGGGGACGACAGCTGAAGTGAGTAGGACAAGTGTTAGCAAAGAGATTTCACAGAAAACACTGCAAAATGCAAGCACTTTAGTTACTAAGGACTATAATGGACAATTCACTACTAGTTCCCCACGAAATGGAAATTCTGGAAATATTTATATGCGTGGCTTTGATGGAGAACCCAATACCTCTGAAAATAGTTTAAGTTATTTTTGCCTTGAAAAAGGaactgaaaaaatgaggagtACTTCACCTTGTATCAGAAGGTTTCACAAGCAAGACAGCTCGCCAAGACATAGCAGTAGCTGTAGCATTACCGGCTCCCCTGGCAGAAACAGCTCCAAATCTTCTGACCCCCTTGTTATTTATTACACTTTGCCTAGAAAATCAGCTAGCATTGCTGGTAGTATTATGTCAGAGACGCCCATCTCTTTACCTAGAGAAAGCAGAGCAACATATGATTGTTTAAGGTCTGAAACTCTGCATAGAGCTGACACCTGTTATTCTAATCAAGGAGATGTATCTTGTTTAGATCCAAAATGCTCCTTTCTAACATCAGCATCACTAAATGCTGCCACAACTAAAAAAGATTACCACACTCCTTTAACCAAAAATAGTAATGATTCAGTAAGTAGTAGTACATCAGTTGATCTGACAGACAGATGTAAACATCTAAGTAGAAGAGAATCCTCTGTGTTTTCAGATTATAAGGAAGGGGGAAATTTTTTGCAGAAATATAAAACCACAAGCACATTTACAGTTTGTGTTGATGAAGATCATGTCAAGTATCATGAACTAGTTTCAATTTATTACACACTACCACGGAGGCATTCAAAAACATTCTGTAGTCTCTTTAGAGATAATTCAGAGGATGCAGATTTACCTTGTCCCAAAGAAACTGCTCAGTCACCAAGAatacaaaacaagaaaaatgaagGTCATGTGAGTTTAGcaaatgtttttttccctactACTTCAGAAAAAGAGGTGCCTTCATATTCTTCCGACCAAGTATCTTCAGTTCTGGTCACACCTCAGAATTTAAGAACTGCTGTTGATAGTGAAGAAGAGAATTCTCATTTATCCCCTAGGTCTGAGAAGTCAGTGAGTGTGGTACCTAACAAGAAAGATAATTCAGCATGTCTTCCATTAGCAGAAAATGTACTTTCTGATGTGGTGacaaaagaaatttcttttggTGGCCCACAATCCACTGCAATAGTGACTAAGTCAGGTAAGGCCATTTCTGATGCTTCAAGCAGCCAGAAGGCAGAAATAcatgtaaaagaaaagaaggaaattttaCAAAGAGCCACACCACTAATGTCCACTTTATCAACCCCTCCCAAGCCAGCCAGACATTTAGAGAAGCCTTTATATTCTAAttcaacaaataaaaatattgtaaaGAAGGGAAGCTCTGAAACTTGTTCGCAGCCCCCAAAAATGAACAAGAAAAATCTGAACAGTTTATTCATCCGCTCCAGGGAGAAGAGTTCCCTTGGAAGGAGTGGTAACACAGAGCATGCTGATGTGCCACTTACTCCTGTGGTAGGTATGTACAGGGATAGTGCCCAAGTTAAACAGAGAGTAGATGTCCTACACCGAACCACCCCTCTGTGTAATAATAAATTTAGTGGACTGCAATTAAGGGCTGAAAgttcaagaaaaaaagagaatggtTCAAACTTTTGTAGCAAAGTGCTTCCAGAGTCTCCAAGAAAAGCATCTGAGGTAAGCACAGCTTCCAGTGCTGATCCATTTCTTCAGCTAGACAAAGTGGCTAGCACAGATGAAGTAAAGaattcaaaaattaaaaaagagcaAAACTCACAGACTTCTCATATGGGTAAAGTTTACAGTGGTTTTCAGGAATCAGAGAGGCATATTGAGGGCAACCTGAACATTAAAGATAAAGTCCCCAGGGTTACACAAAATCAGAACATAACACAGAGTGCAGAAGAGGAGAACAAGCTTCTCTCTGACTGCACAAGAGACAAAGTCAAAGAtatagagaaaaggaaaaatagaccttcaattaaaaataaattagcagCTGTTTACAAAACAAGTCGTAAATTTTCAAGTAAAAATCTACCCCCCAAACCACACATAAGTAACATTTTTTCACAGAATGATGGAAGTGCTACTTCTTTAGAGGTCAACATGTCCCTTGACTCATTGATTTCAGTGGATTCCCACCAGCCATTCCTGGAGTTGGACAATGAAAATCAGAATCACAGTCTGAACTCTGACAAGAATACTCCAAGACCAAGAACAGCTGATAATAAGAAGACTGAAAATCAGAATGATCCCTCTTTGCTTGTTAACAGCAAAAGGGGGCCATTTACAAGTTCATATACCCAGAAGGAAGCCATCAGTCCTCAAAAAACTGCAGCGAAAGTGGAAAATAGGCCAAGACTCACAACCCTATTTCCAGATAAATCAGTAACCACAAGAAATAAGAATTCCCAAGTGCTTGATCTCGGGTTAGAAAGCAAAAGCCAGCCCATCTCTCCCAGTGCTACTACCTCATACCCACTGgatgaagagaaaggaagagctAGCAGTCATACCTGTGCTCCTCCCTCGCCACTTTTAACTGACAAAAACTCCAACACCTATGTAAATAGCTGCTTGCAGGCAGACACATGTCCAGAGCAAAACCTGACTTCCCAGACAGTGCTTGGTCAGCATCAAAATACCTCTCAGCCTGCTGGCTTAGAAAACGCTAACCTCAATAGCTATCAGTTGTGCAAGAGCCGTGCAAAAAGTCAGCGTGAGCGTCACCTCTCCGAGGGCATTTGTGCTCGAGATTGCCTTGAGATCTCTGCCTCAGGAAGCAATATTCTACCCAAAGATGGCATACATGGCAAGAGATTTAAATCTTACTCAGAGCTGTTGTCTTGTGATGAGAATGAAAACTGGGCATCAGACGATGAGAAATGTTACAGCACCAGAAATTTAATGTATCCGTCTGTGGAATTTGGTATATTTGGCAAAGAGCAACAACTGGCTTTCCTGGAAAATATCAAAAGGTCACTCACAGAAGGGCGATTATGGAGACCATGTCTTCTGAATAACCCTGGTGCTTTCAGAGATACAGAGAGCTCTTCTATAAACAGGGCTGAGCTTCTGAGCTCAAGTTCTGCTGGGAGCAAAATGTCATCAGCTGCCTCGTCCCCCCGAGAGCTGACTGATACCTACGGGGAAGACCCAGCCGCTTACTCAGACTCAGACAGTGATACCACCACTGATGATGAATATTACCTAGATGAGATAGACAAAGAATCAGAGCTATGA